A window of Longimicrobiaceae bacterium contains these coding sequences:
- a CDS encoding sigma-54 dependent transcriptional regulator, with protein sequence MPSPTPDAPRILIADDQVDVLEALRLLLKSEGFRIETATSPAGILAAAREQDLDAVLMDLNYSRDTTSGREGLDLLGQIQALDPSLPVVVMTAWGSVESAVEAMRRGARDYVEKPWDNARLVATLRSQVELARALRRSARLEQENRRLRSDGLPRLIADSRAMQPALRMMERVGPSDAHVLITGEHGTGKDVVARWLHASSARAQRALVTVNAGAIADGVFESELFGHVKGAFTDARADRVGAFELADGGTLFMDEIGTMPQDQQSKLLRVLQTGEFQRVGSSKTRRVDVRVLSATNMDIPQAVAEGRFREDLLFRLNTVEIHLPPLRERREDVPLLAMHFLVRAADQYRKHITGFEPEAMQALLQYPWPGNIRELEHTIERAVLLAQGTSIAPEDLALRGRVPAAVAMDEMSLEDAEQLLIRKALARYDGNVSRAAEALGLSRSALYRRLERYGL encoded by the coding sequence ATGCCGTCACCCACGCCCGACGCCCCCCGCATCCTCATCGCCGACGACCAGGTCGACGTGCTCGAGGCGTTGCGGCTGCTGCTGAAGAGCGAAGGCTTCCGTATCGAGACCGCCACCTCGCCCGCCGGCATCCTGGCCGCCGCGCGCGAGCAGGACCTCGACGCGGTCCTGATGGACCTCAACTACTCCCGCGACACCACGTCCGGCCGCGAGGGGCTGGACCTGCTGGGCCAGATCCAGGCGCTCGACCCGTCGCTCCCAGTGGTGGTGATGACCGCGTGGGGCAGCGTGGAGAGCGCGGTGGAGGCCATGCGGCGCGGCGCGCGCGACTACGTGGAGAAGCCGTGGGACAACGCGCGCCTGGTCGCCACGCTGCGCTCGCAGGTGGAGCTGGCGCGGGCGCTCCGCCGCAGCGCGCGCCTGGAGCAGGAGAACCGCCGCCTGCGCAGCGACGGCCTGCCGCGCCTGATCGCCGACTCGCGCGCCATGCAGCCCGCGCTGCGCATGATGGAGCGCGTGGGCCCGTCCGACGCGCACGTGCTGATCACGGGCGAGCACGGCACGGGCAAGGACGTGGTCGCGCGCTGGCTGCACGCCTCATCCGCCCGGGCGCAGCGGGCGCTCGTGACGGTGAACGCGGGCGCCATCGCCGACGGCGTGTTCGAGAGCGAGCTGTTCGGCCACGTGAAGGGCGCCTTCACCGACGCGCGGGCCGACCGCGTGGGCGCCTTCGAGCTGGCCGACGGCGGCACGCTGTTCATGGACGAGATCGGGACGATGCCGCAGGACCAGCAGTCCAAGCTCCTGCGCGTGCTGCAGACGGGCGAGTTCCAGCGCGTGGGCTCGTCCAAGACGCGGCGGGTGGACGTGCGCGTGCTCTCCGCCACGAACATGGACATCCCGCAGGCCGTGGCCGAGGGCCGCTTCCGCGAAGACCTGCTCTTCCGCCTGAACACGGTGGAGATCCACCTGCCGCCCCTGCGCGAGCGCCGCGAAGACGTGCCGCTGCTGGCGATGCACTTCCTGGTGCGCGCCGCCGACCAGTACCGCAAGCACATCACCGGCTTCGAGCCCGAAGCCATGCAGGCGCTGCTCCAGTACCCGTGGCCCGGCAACATCCGCGAGCTGGAGCACACCATCGAGCGTGCCGTGCTCCTCGCGCAGGGCACCTCCATCGCCCCGGAAGACCTGGCGCTCCGCGGCCGCGTCCCCGCCGCCGTGGCGATGGACGAGATGTCGCTGGAAGACGCCGAGCAGCTCCTGATCCGCAAGGCGCTCGCCCGCTACGACGGCAACGTGAGCCGCGCCGCCGAGGCCCTGGGCCTCAGCCGCAGCGCCCTGTACCGGCGGCTGGAGCGATACGGGCTGTGA
- a CDS encoding ATP-binding protein, whose product MPARARRAKRRLTHQAQILRLAFLTGLPGVLLSTVLLWTGDFQPRTRWTFTLLVCGAWAAFAFTLRDRVVRPLQTLSNLLGALREGDFSMRARGARSDDALGLALLEANALGETLREQRVGAMEATALLRKVMEEIDVAVFAFDGTEHLRLVNRAGERLLAQAEGRLLGLSAAELGLDFCLRGETPRTIDHSFAGGTGRWEVRRDPFRQGGLPHELLVLSDVSRVLREEERQAWQRLIRVLSHEINNSLAPIQSIAGTLQGLVAQQPRPDDLDEDLRGGLTVIAGRARALGRFMASYARLARLPAPTLEPLDVGEWVRRTVELEQRLPVRIVPGPPLEIDADGDQLDQLLINLVRNGVDAALETRGGVRAGWTVHDSQLDVWVEDDGPGLASTANLFVPFFTTKPSGTGIGLALSRQIAEAHGGTLTLENRPDAQGCVARLVLPLG is encoded by the coding sequence ATGCCCGCGCGCGCGCGGCGAGCCAAGCGCCGCCTGACCCATCAGGCGCAGATCCTCCGCCTCGCCTTCCTCACCGGCCTGCCCGGCGTCCTGCTGTCCACCGTCCTGCTGTGGACGGGAGATTTTCAGCCGCGCACGCGCTGGACGTTCACGCTGCTCGTGTGCGGTGCCTGGGCGGCGTTCGCGTTCACGCTGCGCGACCGCGTGGTTCGCCCGCTACAGACGCTCTCCAACCTGCTCGGCGCCCTGCGTGAGGGCGACTTCTCCATGCGCGCCCGCGGCGCCCGCAGCGACGACGCGCTGGGCCTCGCGCTCCTGGAAGCCAACGCGCTCGGCGAAACCCTGCGCGAGCAGCGCGTGGGCGCCATGGAAGCCACCGCGTTGCTGCGCAAGGTGATGGAGGAGATCGACGTCGCCGTCTTCGCCTTCGACGGCACCGAGCACCTGCGCCTGGTGAACCGCGCCGGCGAGCGCCTCCTCGCCCAGGCCGAGGGCCGCCTGCTGGGCCTCAGCGCCGCCGAGCTGGGCCTGGACTTCTGCCTCCGCGGCGAGACCCCGCGAACCATCGACCACTCGTTCGCTGGTGGAACGGGACGGTGGGAGGTCCGCCGCGACCCATTCCGCCAGGGCGGCCTGCCGCACGAGCTGCTGGTGCTCTCCGACGTGAGCCGCGTGCTGCGCGAGGAGGAGCGCCAGGCCTGGCAGCGCCTGATCCGCGTGCTCAGCCACGAGATCAACAACTCGCTCGCGCCCATCCAGTCCATCGCCGGCACGCTCCAGGGCCTCGTCGCCCAGCAGCCGCGGCCCGACGACCTGGACGAGGACCTGCGCGGCGGCCTCACCGTCATCGCCGGGCGCGCCCGGGCGCTGGGGCGCTTCATGGCCTCGTACGCCCGCCTTGCGCGGCTGCCCGCCCCCACGCTGGAGCCGCTGGACGTGGGCGAATGGGTCCGCCGCACGGTGGAGCTGGAGCAGCGCCTTCCCGTCCGCATCGTCCCGGGCCCGCCGCTGGAGATCGACGCCGACGGCGACCAGCTGGACCAGCTTCTCATCAACCTGGTCCGCAACGGCGTGGATGCCGCGCTGGAGACGCGCGGCGGCGTGCGTGCCGGCTGGACAGTCCACGACTCGCAGCTGGACGTGTGGGTGGAGGACGACGGCCCCGGCCTGGCGAGCACGGCCAACCTCTTCGTCCCGTTCTTCACCACCAAGCCCAGCGGCACCGGCATCGGCCTGGCCCTCAGCCGCCAGATCGCCGAGGCCCACGGCGGCACCCTCACCCTCGAGAACCGCCCCGACGCCCAAGGCTGCGTCGCCCGCCTGGTGCTACCGCTCGGGTGA